In Spirosoma sp. KUDC1026, the sequence GGTACATCGGGCAGCAGCTGGACGACCGGTACGGCTTATACCCCGACGGAGGCAGGTAATGGAGGTAATTATTATTCTGGCTTGATGAACGACGATAGACGCATTATGGTGTTGTTCGATAACTCGCTGACCAGTACCCGTGGCCAGTGTTCGGAATTCCGGCGCGATTTGTGGTACGCCACCGCTACGGTGCAAGCGCCGGCAACAGTAGCCCCTACCGTGACAACCAACTCGGCAAGTGCGATCACAACGACCGGCGCTACACTAGGTGGTAACGTAACCGCCAGCGGGGGAACTGACGTTACTGAACGTGGCATTGTCTACAGTACTTCGAATACTGTACCAGCTATTGGCGGCAGTGGCGTGACTCAAAATACCAATGGTTCGGGCACTGGCCAGTTTTCTGAAGCCATTACAGGCCTGGCAGCGGGCACCACCTACTACGTACGGGCCTATGCCCGAAACAGCGTAGGCACCAGTTACGGCAGTACTGTGTCGTTTACGACGAGTACCCCTACGATCACGTTAACTCCCGCTACGCTGCCAAACGGTACGGGCGGGTTCGCTTATGACCAGAATATCACGGCTTCGGGAGGCACGGCCCCCTATTCTTACGCCATAACGGCGGGGGCGCTACCCGCGGGGATGACTCTATCAACAACCGGGACGCTGTCCGGTACGCCCACGGCAGTTGGATCCTACAATTTCACCATTACGGCCCGTGATGCCGGAAACTTTACGGGTTCACGCGCCTACACCTTGACCATCGCAGCCCCTACCATTACCGTGGCTCCGACTACGCTACCCAATGGAACGGTGGGTGTGGCCTATAGTCAGACTATCACCGGCGCTGGCGGCAATGGCCCCTATAGCTACGCCCTGACGGCTGGCTCGTTACCCCCAGGAATGACGCTGAACGTAGCAGGCACGCTAGCTGGTACGCCTACGGCGGGCGGCACTTTCAACTTCACCATCCGGGCCACTGACGCATCGACGGGTTCTGGTCCTTATTCGGGTTCGCGCAGCTACACTTTTACCATCGCAGCGGCCAATATAACCCTAGCGCCAGCTACGCTACCAGTCGGTACTGTGGGAACGGCCTACACCCAGACCGTCACGGCTTCGGGGGGGACGGCTCCCTACTCCTACGCCATAACGGCAGGCGCGTTGCCCCCTGGTGTAACGCTGTCATCGGCGGGTGTGCTCTCCGGTACGCCTACCGGTGGCGGTACCTACGCCTTTACGCTAGCGGCCACTGACGCATCAACGGGTACGGGTCCTTATACCGGCTCGCGTAACTACTCACTAATCGTTGCTGCTCCTACCATCGTCTTGACCCCGGTCACACTGGCAACCGGTACAATAGGGTCCGCTTACGCCCAGACTATCACAGCATCGGGTGGGACCAGCCCGTATACATACGCTGTGACGGCGGGCGCATTGCCCTCGGGTCTCACCCTATCGTCAACTGGCGTACTGTCCGGCACGCCTACGGGGGGCGGTACGTTTACCGTCACGATTACGGCCACTGATGCCTCAACCGGCGCTGGGCCTTATTCTGGCTCGCGCAGCTACACGGTGACCATCGTGCCACCTACCATTAGCGGACTGGCCGTCACGCCATCCACTGTCTGCACGGGGGGCGCTGTAACCGTGACGGCTACGATTGGCCAAAACGCCGGTACGTACAGCTATACGCTCCTTTATGGCAGCCAGACGATCATCGGGACTACGACCTCTTCCGTGAACCAAACGTTGACGGCAGGCGGGGCTGGCCAGCAGACCATCACGTTGCAGGCAGGTACGGGTGGGTTATATAATCAAGAGATGACCACTTTGACCGTTAACCCATTGCCAGTCGTTTCAATTACGAACCTAGCCAGTGCCTATTGTCAGGATGCTTCACTAGTCACCTTGACGGGAAACCCCGCCGGATTCGGTGGCAGCTTTACCATTGACGGCACCAGCGCCAGCACGCTTACGCCGATGAGTTTGACAGTGGGTCAGCATACGGTGGGTTACCGCTTCACCGACGGCAATGGCTGTTCCAGCTCGGCTAGTCAGACTGTCACCATCAAAGTGACTCCAGCTGCCCCCAGCCTGCTGACCCAGGCTGGTCAATCGTATCCGGGTAGCCAGTCGGCCGTGACGGTGGATCTCAACACGGGTAACGTAACGCTGGTGGCCAGCGGTTGCGCCGGGACGGTCAACTGGACGGGCCCTAACAATACGGCTGGTTCTGGTACCAGCATTATCGTGCCAACTAGCCAGGCGGGGCTGTTTACCTACCAGGCTACCTGCACCATCGATGGCTGCACCGGCCCGCTGGCTACCGCCACCGTAACAGTGGGCGGACGGTTGACGGTGCTGCACCGGGACGTGGACAACTACGCCGATAACAACGCCATCCAGCCTCTGATCCAGATCCAGAATCAGGGTGCTGGATCACTGCCGCTCTCGAAATTAACCCTGCGTTACTATGTGACGGTGGAAGGGGGTGGTACGCTGGGTAACCTGTCGATGAACTATGCCCAGGTAGGTAACCAGAACGTCAGACTGCGCTATGTGCCCCTGAATCCAGCCCAGCAAGGGGCAACGGGCTACGTGGAGTACAGCTTCACCGAGGGGGCTGGTAGCCTGGTCGCCAGCGCCAATTCGGGTCCTATCCAGAGTTACTTCACCAAGAGTGATTACGGTCCCCTGAATGAGCTGGATGACTATTCGTACAACCCGGTGCGCAATCAGCTAACGGGTAACCTGCGCATCACGGCCTACTACGATGGGGTGCTGATTGCGGGTTTGGAGCCAGGTTCGACGGCTCAGATCCGGGCGGTACGGGCGCTAACCGAGAGCAAAAACGGGCCTGATGCGACGCAGATCAATACCTATCTGGAAGTACGTAACGAGGGGAATGTGGCGATCAACTACAGCGATCTGAAAGCGCGCTATTACTTCACGGCTGATGGTAACGAGCGGTTACAGGTCGAAGTCGACGAAGGGAATGTGAGTGCCCGACTGGTGAAGCTGCCTGCGGCCGTCAACGGAGCGGACACCTACCTGGAACTGACTTTTAACCAGGGCGGACAGCTAGCCCCCGGTACCAGCACGGGCACGATTCGCTACCGGATTAGTAAACCCGATGGTGGACGCTTCAATCAGACTAATGACTGGTCATACCAGGAACAGCCCCAGGACCGCGCTCAGAACAACCGGGTAGTAGTATATGCGGGTAACGAACGGATCTGGGGTCAGGAGCCCAATGCTTCGGCTCGGGTAATCTTCTTGGAACCGGGTGCAGAACTATCGGTAAAGGTACTGGGCAATCCGGTTCGGGAGGAGGTTGTCTCGTTTGAGGTGAGTGGAGCTGGTTCAGAGCCGTTGCAATTACGTCTGGTGACTCCCCAGGGTAAAGTAGTCAGTCAGCAGCAAGTGTCTGGGTCGGACGTGACAGCGCGTTATCAGCTCTCGCTGGGCGGTGAGGGGATCGGGA encodes:
- a CDS encoding putative Ig domain-containing protein, with product MQHTSTQVRIWPRWLLGLFVTLWVTTSTFAQISNFTAAKVEDGTDCNWPFSAMATNPVDGKIYALWRKGANENVTYKLIRWDGSIWAIVSTFTTATGTTSSNKVPDFSSAADYVSLAIDATGRFHVAFKGTVASVGREGIWYGLSPTGTSWSFQSLQALPANSINQSLLDQVIEVDPQNQPHVAFLYTTAEAPRSYTLRYFRLVSGNWVGETAITQSGTTPGGTASNEIARFDLAIDRNAKAHLSFRRELNGTGRDGSLFYINNTSGNWSTPQELVAGNTAQAQGVTNTIDTDAANNVHIVHSDYQHKLYYTTNESGSFVTSQINGNVTGDVYSKHTLRINSKGDKFVVYNDNISSPTKLNYAYQLAGTSGSSWTTGTAYTPTEAGNGGNYYSGLMNDDRRIMVLFDNSLTSTRGQCSEFRRDLWYATATVQAPATVAPTVTTNSASAITTTGATLGGNVTASGGTDVTERGIVYSTSNTVPAIGGSGVTQNTNGSGTGQFSEAITGLAAGTTYYVRAYARNSVGTSYGSTVSFTTSTPTITLTPATLPNGTGGFAYDQNITASGGTAPYSYAITAGALPAGMTLSTTGTLSGTPTAVGSYNFTITARDAGNFTGSRAYTLTIAAPTITVAPTTLPNGTVGVAYSQTITGAGGNGPYSYALTAGSLPPGMTLNVAGTLAGTPTAGGTFNFTIRATDASTGSGPYSGSRSYTFTIAAANITLAPATLPVGTVGTAYTQTVTASGGTAPYSYAITAGALPPGVTLSSAGVLSGTPTGGGTYAFTLAATDASTGTGPYTGSRNYSLIVAAPTIVLTPVTLATGTIGSAYAQTITASGGTSPYTYAVTAGALPSGLTLSSTGVLSGTPTGGGTFTVTITATDASTGAGPYSGSRSYTVTIVPPTISGLAVTPSTVCTGGAVTVTATIGQNAGTYSYTLLYGSQTIIGTTTSSVNQTLTAGGAGQQTITLQAGTGGLYNQEMTTLTVNPLPVVSITNLASAYCQDASLVTLTGNPAGFGGSFTIDGTSASTLTPMSLTVGQHTVGYRFTDGNGCSSSASQTVTIKVTPAAPSLLTQAGQSYPGSQSAVTVDLNTGNVTLVASGCAGTVNWTGPNNTAGSGTSIIVPTSQAGLFTYQATCTIDGCTGPLATATVTVGGRLTVLHRDVDNYADNNAIQPLIQIQNQGAGSLPLSKLTLRYYVTVEGGGTLGNLSMNYAQVGNQNVRLRYVPLNPAQQGATGYVEYSFTEGAGSLVASANSGPIQSYFTKSDYGPLNELDDYSYNPVRNQLTGNLRITAYYDGVLIAGLEPGSTAQIRAVRALTESKNGPDATQINTYLEVRNEGNVAINYSDLKARYYFTADGNERLQVEVDEGNVSARLVKLPAAVNGADTYLELTFNQGGQLAPGTSTGTIRYRISKPDGGRFNQTNDWSYQEQPQDRAQNNRVVVYAGNERIWGQEPNASARVIFLEPGAELSVKVLGNPVREEVVSFEVSGAGSEPLQLRLVTPQGKVVSQQQVSGSDVTARYQLSLGGEGIGMYLLQVSTPTQNRTVKVLKAE